In Aggregatibacter sp. 2125159857, one DNA window encodes the following:
- the aspS gene encoding aspartate--tRNA ligase — MMRSHYCGALNRANIGQEVTLSGWVHRRRDLGGLIFIDMRDRDGIVQVCFDPKYQDALTAAAGLRNEFCIQIKGEVIARPDNQINKNMATGEVEVLAKALKIYNASDVLPLDFNQNNTEEQRLKYRYLDLRRPEMAQRLKTRAKITSFVRRFMDDNGFLDIETPMLTKATPEGARDYLVPSRVHKGKFYALPQSPQLFKQLLMMSGFDRYYQIVKCFRDEDLRADRQPEFTQIDVETSFLTAPEVREIMERMVHGLWQNIIGVDLGKFPVMTWHEAMNRFGSDKPDLRNPLELVDVADLVKEVDFKVFQGPANDPNGRVAVIRVPNGSEITRKQIDEYTQFVGIYGAKGLAWAKVNDINAGLEGVQSPIAKFLNEDVWKALVERVKVQNGDILFFGADKWQTTTDAMGALRLKLGRDLGLTRLDEWQPLWVIDFPMFERDDEGNLAAMHHPFTSPRDFTPEQLEADPTTAVANAYDMVINGYEVGGGSVRIFDPKMQQTVFRILGINEQEQREKFGFLLDALKFGTPPHAGLAFGLDRLTMLLTGTENIRDVIAFPKTTAAACLMTEAPSFANPQALGELSIQVVKNA, encoded by the coding sequence ATGATGCGTTCACATTATTGCGGTGCGTTAAACCGCGCAAATATCGGTCAGGAAGTGACATTAAGCGGTTGGGTTCATCGCCGCCGCGATTTAGGTGGGTTGATCTTTATTGATATGCGCGATCGTGATGGCATCGTGCAAGTGTGTTTCGACCCCAAATACCAAGACGCCTTGACCGCGGCTGCCGGTTTGCGTAACGAATTTTGTATTCAAATCAAAGGTGAAGTGATTGCTCGCCCGGACAACCAAATCAATAAAAACATGGCGACCGGTGAAGTGGAAGTATTGGCAAAAGCCTTGAAAATTTACAACGCTTCCGATGTGTTGCCGTTAGACTTCAACCAAAACAATACGGAAGAACAACGCTTAAAATACCGTTATTTGGATTTACGCCGTCCGGAAATGGCACAACGTTTGAAAACCCGTGCGAAAATCACCAGTTTTGTGCGTCGTTTTATGGATGACAATGGTTTCCTTGATATTGAAACCCCAATGCTAACCAAAGCCACACCGGAAGGCGCGCGCGATTATTTAGTGCCGAGCCGTGTACATAAAGGCAAATTCTATGCCTTGCCACAATCACCACAGCTTTTTAAACAGCTTTTAATGATGTCCGGTTTTGACCGTTATTATCAAATCGTGAAATGTTTCCGTGATGAAGATTTGCGTGCGGATCGTCAACCGGAATTTACCCAAATCGATGTGGAAACCTCTTTCCTGACAGCGCCTGAAGTGCGTGAGATTATGGAACGTATGGTGCATGGTTTATGGCAAAATATCATTGGTGTGGATTTAGGCAAATTCCCAGTGATGACTTGGCACGAAGCGATGAATCGTTTTGGTTCCGACAAACCGGATTTGCGTAACCCACTGGAGCTAGTGGATGTTGCAGACCTCGTTAAAGAGGTAGATTTCAAAGTGTTCCAAGGCCCTGCCAATGATCCAAATGGTCGTGTGGCGGTCATTCGCGTACCAAATGGCAGCGAAATTACACGTAAACAAATTGATGAATACACCCAATTTGTTGGGATATACGGTGCGAAAGGTTTGGCTTGGGCGAAAGTGAATGATATCAATGCCGGCCTTGAAGGCGTTCAAAGCCCGATTGCTAAATTCTTAAATGAAGACGTATGGAAAGCGTTAGTAGAACGTGTAAAAGTACAAAACGGAGATATCTTGTTCTTCGGCGCAGACAAATGGCAAACCACCACCGATGCCATGGGCGCATTGCGTTTGAAACTGGGTCGCGATCTCGGCTTAACCCGTTTAGACGAATGGCAACCGCTTTGGGTCATTGATTTCCCAATGTTTGAACGTGATGATGAAGGCAATTTGGCGGCAATGCACCACCCATTCACATCGCCACGTGATTTCACACCGGAACAATTGGAAGCGGATCCAACAACTGCGGTGGCGAATGCTTACGATATGGTCATCAACGGCTACGAAGTGGGGGGCGGTTCCGTACGTATTTTCGATCCGAAAATGCAACAAACTGTATTCCGCATTCTTGGCATCAATGAACAAGAACAACGCGAGAAATTTGGTTTCTTATTGGATGCATTGAAATTCGGCACACCGCCACACGCAGGTTTGGCGTTCGGTTTAGACCGTTTAACCATGCTTTTAACCGGCACTGAAAATATCCGTGATGTGATTGCGTTCCCGAAAACCACGGCAGCGGCGTGCTTAATGACCGAAGCGCCAAGTTTTGCGAATCCGCAAGCGTTGGGTGAGTTGAGTATTCAAGTGGTTAAAAATGCTTAA
- a CDS encoding NRAMP family divalent metal transporter: protein MSEPINQVEKSTWASKFSALGPGIVMASAAVGGSHIIASTQAGAIYGWELVSIVILANLFKYPFFRFGVQYTLDTGNTLLEGYRQKGKFYLWLFLALNIFATVINTAAVGLLTAAILTFVIPIPLPMPVLSLLVIGVTTGILLLGKYRLLDSLSKIIMIALTVTTVSAVVIAFMRNGMQGVAPADFVAPSPWELSKLAFLVALMGWMPAPIEISAINSMWVVAKRRLTKVSYQDGLFDFNVGYIGTAILAVVFLALGALVQFGSPETVEMVGGKYIAQLINMYASTIGEWARLLIAVIAFMCMFGTTITVIDGYSRTNVESLRLLLGKHESTVKTLNIAMVLAAASGLAIIFYFNNAVGPMLKFAMIASFVSAPVFAWLNLSLTMKAKHSVKGGLLWLSFIGLFYLTAFAALFIAQQAGWLG from the coding sequence ATGAGTGAACCAATCAATCAAGTTGAAAAATCTACATGGGCGAGTAAATTCTCTGCCTTAGGTCCCGGAATCGTCATGGCATCTGCTGCCGTTGGCGGTTCGCACATTATCGCCTCCACCCAAGCCGGAGCGATTTATGGTTGGGAATTAGTGAGCATCGTAATTCTTGCGAATTTATTCAAATATCCTTTCTTCCGTTTCGGCGTGCAATATACCTTAGATACCGGCAATACCTTGTTGGAAGGTTACCGCCAAAAAGGTAAATTTTATTTGTGGCTATTCCTTGCATTAAATATTTTTGCCACCGTGATTAACACAGCCGCGGTAGGTTTGCTAACCGCAGCCATTTTAACTTTTGTGATCCCTATTCCATTGCCAATGCCGGTCCTCAGTTTATTGGTGATCGGTGTGACAACCGGCATTTTACTGTTAGGGAAATATCGCTTATTAGACAGCTTATCCAAAATCATCATGATCGCCTTAACTGTGACAACAGTCAGTGCCGTGGTGATTGCATTCATGCGTAACGGTATGCAAGGTGTCGCACCGGCAGATTTCGTTGCGCCTTCCCCGTGGGAATTAAGCAAATTGGCATTTTTGGTGGCATTAATGGGCTGGATGCCGGCGCCGATTGAAATTTCTGCGATTAACTCCATGTGGGTGGTGGCAAAACGTCGCTTGACCAAAGTGTCTTATCAAGACGGTTTGTTTGACTTTAACGTGGGTTACATCGGCACAGCGATTTTAGCCGTTGTGTTCTTAGCCCTTGGCGCATTAGTACAATTCGGTTCGCCTGAAACCGTAGAAATGGTGGGCGGTAAATATATCGCGCAATTAATTAATATGTATGCCAGCACCATTGGTGAATGGGCGCGCTTATTGATCGCAGTGATTGCCTTCATGTGTATGTTCGGCACAACCATCACCGTTATCGACGGCTATTCTCGTACTAACGTTGAATCCTTGCGTTTATTACTTGGTAAACACGAAAGCACCGTAAAAACCTTAAACATTGCCATGGTGCTTGCCGCGGCCTCCGGTTTAGCCATTATTTTCTATTTTAATAACGCCGTTGGTCCGATGTTGAAATTCGCAATGATCGCATCCTTTGTTTCTGCGCCGGTGTTTGCATGGTTGAACTTATCCTTAACCATGAAAGCGAAACACAGCGTGAAAGGTGGATTATTGTGGTTGTCCTTCATCGGCTTATTCTACTTAACTGCGTTTGCTGCACTCTTTATTGCACAGCAAGCCGGCTGGTTAGGCTAA
- the nudB gene encoding dihydroneopterin triphosphate diphosphatase → MKYKNNQSVLVVIYAKESGRVLMLQRRDDPAFWQSVTGSLEEHEMPYDAAVREVWEEVRLKTPSKSTALWDCHESVTFEIFPHFRYKYAPNVTHCREHWFLLAVDQEFTPELTEHLAFQWVSPAQAVQMTKSPNNAEAIRKYLFDLTK, encoded by the coding sequence TTGAAATACAAAAACAACCAATCTGTCCTTGTTGTCATTTATGCCAAAGAGAGTGGCAGAGTGCTTATGCTACAGCGTCGAGATGATCCGGCTTTTTGGCAATCGGTCACCGGTTCTTTGGAAGAACATGAAATGCCGTATGACGCGGCAGTGCGTGAAGTTTGGGAAGAAGTGCGGTTAAAAACGCCGTCAAAAAGCACCGCACTTTGGGATTGTCATGAAAGCGTAACGTTTGAAATTTTTCCGCATTTCCGCTATAAATACGCACCGAATGTTACCCACTGCCGAGAGCACTGGTTTTTGTTGGCAGTGGATCAGGAATTTACCCCTGAATTAACCGAACATCTCGCTTTTCAATGGGTTTCGCCAGCACAGGCGGTGCAGATGACGAAATCGCCTAATAATGCAGAAGCGATAAGAAAATATTTATTTGATTTGACAAAATAG
- a CDS encoding YebC/PmpR family DNA-binding transcriptional regulator, with translation MAGHSKWANIKHRKAAQDAQRGKIFTKLIRELVTAAKIGGGDVGSNPRLRAAVDKALSNNMTRDTINRAIERGVGGGDDTNMETKIYEGYGPGGTAVMVECLSDNANRTISQVRPSFTKCGGNLGTEGSVGYLFSKKGLIIVNQADEDALMEAAIEAGADDVQPQDDGSFEIYTAWEELGSVRDGIEAAGFKVQEAEVTMIPSTTVDLDAETAPKLLRLIDMLEDCDDVQNVYHNGEISDEVAAML, from the coding sequence ATGGCAGGCCATAGTAAGTGGGCAAATATTAAACACCGTAAAGCGGCACAAGATGCGCAACGTGGCAAAATCTTTACTAAATTAATTCGTGAATTGGTAACCGCTGCAAAAATCGGTGGCGGCGATGTGGGATCGAACCCACGTTTACGTGCGGCAGTGGATAAAGCACTCAGCAACAACATGACCCGTGATACCATTAATCGTGCTATTGAGCGTGGTGTTGGTGGTGGCGATGACACCAATATGGAAACCAAAATCTATGAAGGTTACGGTCCGGGTGGCACGGCTGTCATGGTGGAATGTTTGAGCGATAATGCTAACCGCACCATTTCCCAAGTTCGCCCAAGTTTTACCAAATGTGGCGGTAACTTAGGTACAGAAGGTTCCGTGGGTTATTTATTTAGTAAAAAGGGCTTGATTATTGTTAATCAAGCGGATGAAGATGCATTAATGGAAGCGGCGATTGAGGCCGGTGCCGATGATGTTCAACCGCAAGATGACGGCTCTTTTGAAATTTATACCGCGTGGGAAGAATTAGGTTCCGTACGCGATGGCATTGAAGCAGCAGGCTTTAAAGTGCAAGAAGCGGAAGTGACAATGATTCCATCAACGACAGTGGATTTGGATGCAGAAACTGCACCGAAACTATTGCGTTTAATTGATATGTTGGAAGACTGTGATGACGTACAAAACGTTTATCACAACGGTGAAATTAGCGATGAAGTCGCTGCAATGCTATAA
- the ruvC gene encoding crossover junction endodeoxyribonuclease RuvC: MAIILGIDPGSRVTGYGVIRQTGRQLEYLGSGAIRTQVEDLPTRLKRIYAGVTEIITQFQPDMFAIEQVFMAKNADSALKLGQARGTAIVAAVNHDLPVFEYAARLIKQTVVGIGSADKIQVQDMVTRILKLSDKPQADAADALAIAITHAHSIQHSFHVANAADQHKTQEKMTALLRTRYSRGRFRLKI, translated from the coding sequence ATGGCAATTATTTTAGGCATTGACCCCGGTTCGCGCGTGACCGGTTATGGCGTTATTCGACAAACCGGGCGACAGTTGGAATACCTTGGCAGTGGGGCGATTCGTACTCAAGTCGAGGATTTACCGACCCGTTTAAAACGTATTTATGCCGGCGTGACGGAAATCATCACGCAATTTCAACCGGATATGTTTGCGATTGAGCAAGTCTTTATGGCAAAAAATGCGGATTCCGCCCTAAAACTCGGGCAGGCGCGTGGCACGGCGATTGTGGCGGCAGTGAATCATGATTTGCCTGTGTTTGAATATGCAGCGCGTTTAATCAAACAAACGGTGGTGGGGATTGGCTCGGCAGATAAAATTCAAGTGCAGGATATGGTGACTCGTATTCTTAAACTTTCTGATAAACCACAAGCGGACGCCGCAGACGCACTAGCCATTGCCATTACGCATGCGCATTCTATACAGCATTCTTTCCACGTTGCTAATGCGGCAGATCAGCATAAAACACAAGAAAAAATGACCGCACTTTTGCGGACTCGATATAGTCGAGGCCGTTTCCGTTTAAAAATTTAA
- the ruvA gene encoding Holliday junction branch migration protein RuvA: MIGHLTGILMEKQPPEILLDVQGVGYELLLPMTSFYHLPDIGKQTRLFTHLVVREDAHLLFGFAQKTDRTLFRELIKTNGVGPKLALAILSAMSVDEFAYAIEREELSKLVKIPGVGKKTAERLLVELKGKFNGVKNNDFFMQADHLPSFNMEAVATTEPSNEAVAALIALGYKPVDAEKMVKKVSKPELSSEQLIREALKAAL, from the coding sequence ATGATTGGTCATCTCACTGGTATTTTAATGGAGAAACAACCGCCGGAAATTTTGTTGGATGTGCAAGGTGTCGGCTATGAACTGTTGTTGCCGATGACAAGTTTTTATCATCTTCCGGATATAGGTAAACAAACCCGCTTATTTACCCATTTGGTCGTGCGTGAAGATGCTCATTTGCTCTTTGGATTTGCCCAAAAAACCGACCGCACTTTATTTCGTGAATTGATTAAAACCAATGGTGTAGGCCCTAAATTGGCGTTGGCAATTTTATCTGCCATGTCGGTAGATGAGTTTGCGTATGCCATTGAACGCGAAGAATTGTCAAAATTAGTGAAGATTCCCGGTGTCGGCAAGAAAACCGCAGAAAGACTTTTGGTTGAACTCAAAGGCAAGTTTAACGGCGTGAAAAATAACGATTTCTTTATGCAAGCGGATCATTTGCCAAGCTTTAACATGGAAGCCGTTGCAACCACTGAACCTTCTAATGAGGCTGTAGCAGCATTGATCGCCTTGGGTTATAAGCCGGTTGATGCGGAGAAAATGGTGAAAAAAGTCTCTAAACCGGAACTTTCCAGTGAACAGTTAATTCGTGAAGCTTTAAAAGCCGCTTTGTAA
- the ruvB gene encoding Holliday junction branch migration DNA helicase RuvB, with protein MIEADRIISATAKLDEDVIDRAIRPKLLADYVGQPQVCEQMEIFIKAAQLRQDALDHLLIFGPPGLGKTTLANIVANEMGVNIRTTSGPVLEKAGDLAAMLTNLEPHDVLFIDEIHRLSPAIEEVLYPAMEDYQLDIMIGEGPAARSIKLDLPPFTLIGATTRAGSLTSPLRDRFGIVQRLEFYSVPDLTSIVSRSAVCLQLKIDDSAAYEIARRSRGTPRIANRLLRRVRDYADVRNNGVITEVIAKAALSMLDIDDAGFDYLDRKLLTAVLERFDGGPVGLDNLAAAIGEERDTIEDVLEPYLIQQGFLQRTPRGRMATSTTYRHFGIEKISYGD; from the coding sequence ATGATTGAAGCAGACAGAATTATCAGTGCTACGGCAAAATTAGACGAAGATGTCATTGATCGTGCCATTCGTCCCAAATTGTTGGCGGATTATGTGGGACAACCACAAGTTTGTGAACAAATGGAAATTTTCATTAAAGCGGCACAATTACGTCAGGATGCCTTGGATCATTTGTTGATTTTTGGCCCACCGGGATTGGGAAAAACCACGCTGGCTAATATTGTCGCCAACGAGATGGGCGTGAATATTCGCACCACATCCGGTCCGGTTTTGGAAAAGGCGGGTGATTTAGCGGCGATGCTGACAAATCTTGAGCCTCATGATGTGTTGTTTATTGATGAAATTCATCGCCTTTCCCCTGCCATTGAAGAAGTATTGTATCCGGCAATGGAAGATTATCAGTTGGACATCATGATTGGTGAAGGCCCGGCTGCCCGTTCCATTAAATTGGATTTACCGCCTTTTACGCTTATCGGTGCTACAACTCGAGCCGGTTCTTTAACTTCGCCATTGCGCGATCGTTTTGGGATTGTGCAACGCTTGGAATTTTATTCCGTGCCGGATTTAACGTCCATTGTGTCAAGAAGTGCGGTCTGTTTGCAGCTTAAAATTGATGATTCGGCCGCCTATGAAATTGCCCGCCGTTCTCGTGGTACACCGCGGATCGCAAATCGCTTATTGCGTCGAGTGCGAGATTATGCCGATGTGCGTAATAACGGTGTGATTACCGAAGTCATTGCGAAAGCGGCGTTGTCTATGTTGGATATTGACGATGCCGGGTTTGATTATTTAGACAGAAAGTTACTGACAGCCGTTTTAGAGCGTTTTGATGGTGGGCCTGTGGGGTTAGACAATTTAGCTGCGGCGATTGGGGAAGAGCGGGATACCATTGAAGATGTGCTGGAGCCTTATTTAATTCAGCAGGGATTCTTACAACGAACACCGCGCGGAAGAATGGCGACCTCAACAACTTATCGTCATTTTGGCATTGAAAAAATATCATATGGAGACTAA
- a CDS encoding DUF5339 domain-containing protein: MTQKITHIFTALFTTMMVASVSNVANAADVDKDKNAKSIANVPQQCKDLFSETENLIAEAEKQPGTHPQVNKIRSKLNQSKKQILEMELATQIKSCDVAMAKLNSMKQQQQTQ, translated from the coding sequence ATGACACAAAAAATAACGCACATTTTTACCGCACTTTTCACGACAATGATGGTTGCAAGTGTTTCAAATGTAGCCAATGCCGCAGATGTGGATAAAGACAAAAACGCAAAATCCATTGCTAACGTTCCACAACAGTGCAAGGATTTATTCAGTGAAACCGAAAATTTGATTGCAGAAGCGGAGAAACAACCGGGTACACACCCTCAAGTCAATAAAATCCGTAGTAAGCTCAATCAAAGTAAAAAACAAATTCTTGAAATGGAGTTAGCTACGCAAATTAAAAGTTGCGATGTTGCCATGGCGAAACTCAACAGCATGAAACAACAGCAACAAACACAGTAA
- a CDS encoding cytochrome ubiquinol oxidase subunit I, producing the protein MLDVVELSRLQFALTALYHFIFVPLTLGLSFVLVIMETTYVVTGKEVYKDMTKFWGKLFGINFALGVTTGIIMEFQFGTNWSYYSHYVGDIFGAPLAIEALLAFFLESTFVGLFFFGWDRLTKGKHLLATYCVAFGSNLSAMWILVANGWMQSPTGSEFNFETVRMEMTSFLDLWLNPVAQSKFLHTLSGGYVAGAFFVLAISSYYLLKGRDLGFAKRSFSIAATWGFIASIAVLVMGDESGYDIGKAQPVKLAAMEAEFETHAAPAPFHPVALPNTAEMRNDFAIEIPYLGGLIATRSLDKEITGLKELQAKNETRVRNGIMAYDLFTQLKAQKKATGQVNPETKAQFNEVKGDLGFGLLLKRYTDKVVDATEDQIKQAARDTIPNVGPNFWAFRGMLAAGGLIILLTFGAFVQNLRSRVTASPLLLKALLWGLPLPFLAIEFGWFLAEYGRQPWAIYEVLPVGVSASNLSVSDLWFSIGLICVLYFFFIIVEMYLMFKYARLGPSALKTGKYYFEQSSK; encoded by the coding sequence ATGTTAGACGTTGTTGAACTCTCAAGATTACAGTTTGCTTTAACGGCGCTGTATCACTTCATTTTTGTACCGCTGACACTAGGATTGTCTTTCGTGCTTGTCATCATGGAAACGACCTATGTCGTAACAGGTAAAGAAGTGTATAAAGATATGACAAAATTTTGGGGTAAGTTATTTGGGATTAACTTTGCCCTAGGGGTAACGACCGGTATCATTATGGAATTCCAATTTGGTACGAACTGGTCTTACTATTCTCACTATGTAGGTGATATTTTTGGTGCGCCGTTGGCGATCGAAGCATTGCTTGCATTCTTCTTAGAATCAACATTTGTGGGTTTATTTTTCTTTGGTTGGGATCGCCTAACAAAAGGGAAACACCTATTGGCAACTTATTGTGTCGCTTTCGGTTCAAACCTTTCTGCGATGTGGATTTTGGTGGCAAACGGTTGGATGCAATCACCGACAGGTTCAGAATTTAATTTTGAAACCGTTCGTATGGAAATGACCAGCTTCTTAGATTTATGGTTGAATCCGGTTGCGCAAAGTAAATTCTTGCATACCTTATCTGGCGGTTATGTTGCCGGTGCGTTCTTTGTGTTGGCAATCAGTTCTTACTATTTGTTGAAAGGTCGTGATCTTGGCTTTGCTAAGCGTTCTTTCTCTATTGCTGCAACCTGGGGATTTATTGCCTCAATTGCCGTGTTAGTGATGGGCGATGAATCCGGTTACGATATTGGTAAAGCGCAACCTGTGAAATTAGCGGCGATGGAAGCTGAATTTGAAACGCATGCTGCGCCAGCGCCATTCCATCCTGTTGCTCTTCCGAATACCGCAGAAATGCGTAATGATTTTGCGATTGAAATTCCATACCTTGGTGGTTTAATTGCTACACGTTCTTTAGATAAAGAAATTACCGGTTTAAAAGAGCTTCAAGCAAAAAATGAAACGCGCGTTCGCAATGGTATTATGGCCTATGATTTGTTTACTCAGTTAAAAGCACAGAAAAAAGCAACAGGTCAGGTTAACCCAGAAACTAAAGCGCAATTTAATGAAGTGAAAGGCGATCTTGGTTTTGGATTGTTGTTAAAACGTTATACCGATAAAGTTGTGGATGCAACGGAAGATCAAATTAAACAAGCAGCACGTGATACTATTCCTAATGTCGGTCCGAACTTCTGGGCGTTCCGTGGAATGTTAGCCGCTGGTGGTTTAATTATCTTATTAACGTTTGGTGCATTTGTGCAAAATTTACGTAGTCGAGTCACTGCATCACCCTTACTCCTTAAAGCATTGTTATGGGGATTACCATTGCCATTCTTAGCTATTGAATTTGGTTGGTTCCTTGCTGAGTACGGTCGTCAACCTTGGGCGATTTATGAAGTATTGCCTGTTGGTGTGTCGGCATCCAATTTAAGTGTGAGTGATCTCTGGTTCTCTATCGGGTTAATTTGTGTGCTTTATTTCTTCTTTATTATTGTTGAAATGTACTTAATGTTTAAATACGCCCGTTTAGGTCCGAGCGCATTAAAAACCGGTAAATACTACTTTGAGCAATCATCTAAATAA
- the cydB gene encoding cytochrome d ubiquinol oxidase subunit II, producing MIDYEFLRIIWWVLVIVLLIGFSVTDGFDMGVTALLPVAGKKEVEKRIMINSIAPHWDGNQVWLLTAGGAIFAAWPIVYSVAFSGFYIALFLVLAALFFRPIGFEYRAKIDNPTWRAVWDWGLFAGGFVPALVFGVAFGNLLQGVPFELNELSQVTYTGSFFALLNPFALLCGVLSLAMLVTHGANWLQMKTTAELRNRARAITQIGALVTLITFVLAGVWLSFKEGYVVTSVLDHFAPSSPASGKEVAVEVGAWFKNFNETPALWIFPALVVIGALLNVVASKANRCGFAFFFSVLTMAGVIITAAVSMFPFVMPSSTHPAQSLLMWDATSSELTLTLMFYLALVFVSISLLYTIWSYYKMFGRLDESFVEDNKNTLY from the coding sequence ATGATTGATTATGAATTTCTACGTATTATTTGGTGGGTGCTAGTCATTGTATTACTCATCGGTTTTTCCGTTACCGATGGTTTTGATATGGGCGTGACCGCACTTTTACCGGTTGCCGGTAAAAAAGAAGTTGAAAAGCGTATTATGATCAACTCCATTGCTCCTCACTGGGATGGTAACCAAGTATGGTTATTAACTGCCGGTGGAGCAATCTTTGCGGCATGGCCGATTGTGTATTCCGTAGCCTTCTCCGGTTTCTATATTGCCTTATTCTTAGTGTTGGCGGCATTATTTTTCCGTCCAATTGGCTTTGAATATCGTGCGAAAATTGATAACCCAACATGGCGTGCAGTATGGGATTGGGGCTTGTTTGCCGGCGGTTTTGTACCAGCATTAGTTTTCGGTGTGGCATTTGGTAATTTATTGCAAGGTGTGCCATTTGAATTAAATGAGCTTTCACAAGTGACCTATACAGGTTCGTTCTTTGCATTATTAAACCCATTTGCACTACTTTGTGGCGTGCTAAGTCTTGCCATGTTAGTGACACACGGCGCAAACTGGTTACAAATGAAAACAACGGCAGAGTTGCGCAATCGTGCAAGAGCCATTACCCAAATTGGCGCATTAGTGACATTAATTACCTTTGTTCTTGCGGGCGTATGGCTTTCCTTTAAAGAAGGTTATGTTGTAACCAGCGTATTGGATCACTTTGCCCCATCTTCTCCAGCCTCCGGCAAAGAAGTGGCGGTTGAAGTTGGTGCATGGTTCAAGAACTTCAACGAGACTCCGGCTTTGTGGATCTTCCCAGCATTGGTTGTTATTGGTGCCTTATTAAATGTGGTTGCCTCTAAAGCAAATCGTTGTGGTTTTGCGTTCTTCTTCTCTGTATTAACCATGGCGGGTGTGATTATTACGGCGGCAGTATCCATGTTCCCATTTGTGATGCCTTCAAGTACTCACCCGGCACAAAGCTTATTAATGTGGGATGCAACATCAAGTGAATTAACCTTAACGTTAATGTTCTATCTCGCATTAGTCTTCGTGAGTATCTCATTGCTTTACACTATTTGGTCATACTACAAAATGTTTGGTCGTTTAGATGAAAGCTTTGTTGAAGACAATAAAAACACCTTATACTAA
- the ybgE gene encoding cyd operon protein YbgE: MINALYQLANKGSLRTLSFVLALALTIFFFLNVNQFSTQLRAVEFYYVLAVIWGVVILWIHGIGFDIRAAFWRAIFMPWFGYVAAIIALFNNLLT, translated from the coding sequence ATGATTAACGCATTGTATCAATTAGCAAATAAGGGTTCGTTACGAACCCTTTCATTTGTTTTAGCACTGGCACTGACGATTTTTTTCTTTTTAAATGTCAATCAATTCTCAACACAGCTAAGAGCGGTTGAATTTTATTATGTTTTGGCAGTGATTTGGGGTGTTGTCATTTTATGGATTCATGGTATTGGTTTTGATATTCGAGCTGCTTTTTGGCGCGCAATTTTTATGCCATGGTTCGGCTATGTTGCAGCAATTATCGCACTGTTTAACAATCTACTCACTTAG
- the ybgC gene encoding tol-pal system-associated acyl-CoA thioesterase, protein MEQSVFHYSARVYYEDTDAGGVVYHARYLHFLERARTEYLRTFNFSQQALLAENKSAFVVKSMNVDYRIPAKLDDLLHIETSITEIKGASLIFSQAIKRDELTLCQATVKVAYVDLGKMKPVAIPQVIKTMLTHQI, encoded by the coding sequence TTGGAACAAAGTGTTTTTCATTATTCTGCTCGTGTTTATTATGAAGATACGGATGCAGGTGGAGTCGTTTATCATGCTCGTTATTTGCATTTTTTAGAGCGTGCTAGAACAGAATATTTAAGAACATTTAATTTTTCTCAACAAGCATTGTTAGCGGAAAATAAAAGTGCCTTTGTCGTTAAATCCATGAATGTGGATTACCGAATTCCGGCAAAATTGGATGATTTATTACATATTGAAACCAGTATTACGGAAATAAAAGGGGCTTCTCTCATTTTCTCTCAAGCAATTAAACGAGATGAATTAACGTTGTGTCAGGCTACTGTAAAGGTAGCCTATGTTGATCTTGGAAAAATGAAACCTGTTGCGATCCCACAGGTAATCAAGACAATGCTAACTCATCAAATATAA